Below is a window of Streptomyces sp. ITFR-16 DNA.
GGGCCGAGCGGGCCGCTTCGTCCAGGGCCGCCGCGAGGCGCTCGGCTTCCTGCCGGGTCCGGCCGTCGGCAGGATCGACCGGTTCGCGGCGGAGCAATTTCTCCGCCGCGTCCTTGTCAAGCCATTCGTACTGCTCGTCGGCCATCACATGTCCTTCTGCGTCCACAGACGCGAATGCGTCACACCGGCGGGCGCCACCAGGCCGGTGCGGGCGGGGCGTTGCGCGGGCACGGCACCGAGTTCCGCCGTCCGGCCTGCCGCGTTGTCCGGTGCGGGCCGGGCCGGGGCCGTACCGTCGACCGGGCCCCGGGGCGCACCCACCGCACCGGCCGCCCCGCCGCCGTGCGGAGCGCCGCCTTCCGCCGGACCGTCCGCACGGTCCTGGCTCTCGGAGCCGTCCTGGCTGTCCGCCCGCAGCAGTTCGGCGAGGCGCTTCAGTCCCCGGTGGGCGGCGGTGCGGACGGCCCCCGGCCGCTTGCCCAGCGTCTGCGCCGCGCTCTTCGCGTCGAGCCCGACCACCACGCGCAGCACGACGGCCTCCGCCTGGTCCTGCGGCAGCTGGGCGATGAGGGACATGGTGCGGCCGGTGGCCAGGGACTCGATGGCCTCGTCGGCCGTGTCGGACTCGGCCGGCTTCTCGGACAGCTCCGACTCGTCGCCGCCGATGGCGGGGCGCCTGCCGCGCATCCGCAGATGGTCCAGGGCCCGGTTGCGGGCTATCCGCGCCGCCCAGCCCCGGAAGCGGTCGGCGTCACCGCTGAAGCGGTCGAGGTCCCGGGCTATCTGCAGCCAGGACTCGGACGCCACGTCCTCGGCGTCCGGCTCGCCCACCAGCGTTCGTATGTAGCCCAGCAGCCGCGGCTGCACAGCGCGGTACACAGTACGGAAGGCGTCCTCGTCCCCGTCCTGCGCCGCGAGCACCGCGGCAGTAAGCCCCGCGTCGTCCCCCAGCACTCCCTCAACCTGCCCTGCTGTCCTGAATCGCAGCTGGTCACCACTGCCGCGCCACCCTGCGCGACTCAGCACGCTACGTCCTTCGCGGGCATCGCGTCCATGACTTGTACAACCCGCAACATTCTGCGGCCCGACTCCGGTGTGACAGAAAACGCACCCACGGCGCTGAGATGAGTACGGGGTCGTCCTGCGGCCCCGCGGAAGACGACCGGGGCCTCTCCTGTGGGGGGTGGCGGCCCCGGTCGTCCTCGTCACTTCCCGCGGAGCGCCGTCCGGCCCCGCCCCGCCTCAGCGCCGCACCCGGGCCCGTCGTGACACCGCCGCCCGCAGCACCTTCTGGCCCTCCGTCGAGATGTCGAGGACCTGGCGCAGGCCGGCTCCTCTGGGGGCCTCGTCGCCGATCTCCGCGAGCATCTCCAAGATCCGGGCCTGGCGGGCGGTCTCCCCGGACAGCAGGGGGCCGGCCCCCGTCGGGTCGCCGGCGCGGCAGCGGGCCACCAGTTCCCCGGCGTCCGGGCGGGCCGCGTCGTGGCCGAGGTGGATGTCGAGGGCCAGCAGTGAGCAGGCGTCGGACCAGGCGCGCAGCTCCTCGCCCGCCCGGTCCTCGGGGGCCTCGCCGAGCAGCTTGCGGATGCGCAGGACCGTTTCGCCCGGGTCCGGTACGGCGTCCAGGGCGATGCGTGCCTCGGCCAGCCGGTCCGGCCAGTCCTGCCGGTCGGCGCTGCCGGACCAGAGCGGGCGCAGCGGATCGGGTTCTGCCCCCGGCCCCGGCTGCGGCAGGCACCGGTCGAGGCAGGCGGCCGCGCTCGCGGCGAGCCCACGCTCATCGGCGGCGGCGATCAGTTCCAGCAGGCTCATCGGCGTCTCCCGTCGGCCCTCCCCGTGCCGGGACGCATGGGGACGCAGCGCTTCCTGTTATCGCATTCAGCGGCGAATGGCCGAAAATCGTCACTGCGACGGCCGAAATCGCCTGGACCACCCGCCGGATTCGCGCGGCAGGCGGAACGTAGTCCCCGCCCGCCGCGCTGTCCACACCCAAGGCCGTTCAGCCCGCGTCGATCTCCTTCGCCAGTGCCGTGAACCCGTTCCAGCTCAGCTTCGGCTTGCCCGGGACCCACAGCTTCTGGGCCGTCGCCCGCAGCGGCATCCGGATGCCCTGCGCCACCTGTGCGGCGGTCTGGGCGTTCGGCAGGTCGCCCCAGACCGCGAACCGGCCGCCGAGGATCTGGTCGGAGTAGCGCGCCGGCACCGGGGTGGTGCCGCGCAGGACCAGCGGGGTCCACTGCTCGTAGATGCGCTTGCCCGTGGGATAGACGAAGGTGTTGGGCTGGCCGAGTACGTAATAGAGGAACTCGTCGTTGAGGTTCATCACCCGGCGGCCCTCGCTCAGGTACTCCTGCGGCGGCCGGGCGCCGAATTCCTTGCCCGTCCAGTACTCGACCTCGATGTCCTTGTCGGCCTTGACGACGCCGCCGCGGAAGAAGCCGTCGTTCCACGCCTTGGGCTTCATGCCGTGCGGGCGGACCACCGCCGCGCGGTCGTTGAGCCAGCCGGTGGTGAGGTCCTTGATCCCGGCCCCCGCCCCGTACTTCTGTACGGCGGCGCGCTGGAGCTGCGGATAGGAGGCGGCCGGGTCGCGCGCCATCAGCGCGAGGTACTCGTCGGCGCCCAGGTGCCAGTACGCGCCGCCGAACAGCTTCGTGTACTCGCCGAGGAGCTCGTCGACGATCTTCGCCGCGCCCGGCTTGGAGATGTCGAGCGACCCGGTCGAGGGCACGCCCGAGACGTTGCGCAGCTGGAGGTCCGGGTGGGCGCGCAGCACGGCGCCGAGGTGGCCCGGGGAGTCGATCTCCGGGACGACCTCGATGTGCAGCCGCCCGGCCAGGGCGACGATCCGGCGCACCTGCGCCTTGGTCAGATGGTCCGGCGAGACCACCTCGGGGTGGGTGTCGGACTCGATACGGAAGGCCTGGTCGTCGGAGAAGTGCAGCCCGAGCTGGTTGAGCTTGAGGTCGGCCATCTCGCGCAGCCGGTCCTCGATCCAGCCCGCGCTGTAGTGCTTGCGCGCGATGTCGAGGTTGAGCCCGCGCTGCGGCTTGCCCGGCCGGTCGCGCACCTCGCCCTCGGGCATGGTGCCGTCGGCGCGCACGGACTGCTTGAGGGTGCGGGTCCCGTAGAAGACCCCGGCCTGGCCGGGCCCGCTGATGGTGACGCGGCCGTCGTGGGTGCGCAGGGTGTACGACTCCGCCCCGCCGCCGGCCTTCGGGGTGAGGGCCAGCTCCACGTCGCCCGCGCGGGCGGGGGTCTCGCCCCGGTAGCCGATCTTCAGCTCACCGGCGAGCAGCCGGCCCTCGTCGGCGAGGCCCTTGCTGCCGTCGGCGATCACCACCGCGCTGTCCTTGCCCGGCCGCCAGCCGGGGCCGCGGGCGGCGGTGTGCTCCCGTACGGCGGGGATGGTGCGAGGTGCCTTGGAGAGCGGGTAGCTCCTGGTCGGGGAGGGTGTGGGGGAAGCGGAGGGGGACGACGCCGTCGAGGAGCGGGATGTCTCGGCGCCGTTCCGGTGTGCGGTGCCGGAGCTGTCACAGGCGGCGAGGGTGACGGTCGCCGCGACGACCGCACCGGCCACCAGGGCACCGCGTGAGGGGGACATCGGTCAGAAACCTCCAGATTCAGTGGGGAAACCGGGAAACAGAGCAGAAGCGAGGGGAAACAGGGCTGATGTGGGGAGATAGCCGGGCATTCTCCTCACAGATTCGCCCATCAGGCATCCTGAAACTCTCCCGTCCGGGTGAAATTCGCGCATCCGTCGGACGGCCGTTGCCCGGCCTCGCTACCTTTGAGGCACATTCGTCTCTCCCTTCACCCTGCATCCGCCTGGTCTCTTCGGTCCCTCCCTACTCCAGGTTCACAGATGCCGTTGATTCGAGGAGCCCACGCTGTCCAGGTCCAGCGAGTCCCACGCCGGCCTCCCGGAGCAACCGCACCCGTCCCCCCGGCGGACCGCCGTGCCCGTGCAGAACTGCGGCCCCGCACCCGACCGGGCCGCACCGCACGGCTGGGACCTGCACCGTTTCAACACCGCGCCCGCCGCCGATGCCGAGGCCGCCCTGCTGGAGTGCTTCGGCAGCCACCGCTGGGCCCACCGGCTGGCCGGCCACCGCCCCTACCCGGACGTGGACGCGCTGCTGGCCGCCGCCGAGGAGGCGGGGTACGACCTCTCCCCCACCGACCGCACCGAGGCGCTCGCCGCCGAGGCCGCCCCGGGGCTGCACCCGGGCGCACCGCGCTCCGCGCACCTCGCGCTGGCCGCCGCGCACGCCGCGTACGAGTCGAGGTTCGGGCATGTCTTCGTCATCTGCCTGGACGGCTTCCACCCCGCCGAGCACCCCGACCAGGTGCTGGCCGGCATCCGGACCCGGCTGGCGCACGACCCCGACCAGGAGCGGGTGGTCACGGCGGACGAGATGCGGCGACTCGCCCGGGGCCGCATCATCGAGCTGGTATCGAGTCAGTAACGGGTTGGCGGCGGCCCCCGGGGCCCGGATTCCC
It encodes the following:
- a CDS encoding glycoside hydrolase family 20 protein — translated: MSPSRGALVAGAVVAATVTLAACDSSGTAHRNGAETSRSSTASSPSASPTPSPTRSYPLSKAPRTIPAVREHTAARGPGWRPGKDSAVVIADGSKGLADEGRLLAGELKIGYRGETPARAGDVELALTPKAGGGAESYTLRTHDGRVTISGPGQAGVFYGTRTLKQSVRADGTMPEGEVRDRPGKPQRGLNLDIARKHYSAGWIEDRLREMADLKLNQLGLHFSDDQAFRIESDTHPEVVSPDHLTKAQVRRIVALAGRLHIEVVPEIDSPGHLGAVLRAHPDLQLRNVSGVPSTGSLDISKPGAAKIVDELLGEYTKLFGGAYWHLGADEYLALMARDPAASYPQLQRAAVQKYGAGAGIKDLTTGWLNDRAAVVRPHGMKPKAWNDGFFRGGVVKADKDIEVEYWTGKEFGARPPQEYLSEGRRVMNLNDEFLYYVLGQPNTFVYPTGKRIYEQWTPLVLRGTTPVPARYSDQILGGRFAVWGDLPNAQTAAQVAQGIRMPLRATAQKLWVPGKPKLSWNGFTALAKEIDAG
- a CDS encoding RNA polymerase sigma factor → MLGDDAGLTAAVLAAQDGDEDAFRTVYRAVQPRLLGYIRTLVGEPDAEDVASESWLQIARDLDRFSGDADRFRGWAARIARNRALDHLRMRGRRPAIGGDESELSEKPAESDTADEAIESLATGRTMSLIAQLPQDQAEAVVLRVVVGLDAKSAAQTLGKRPGAVRTAAHRGLKRLAELLRADSQDGSESQDRADGPAEGGAPHGGGAAGAVGAPRGPVDGTAPARPAPDNAAGRTAELGAVPAQRPARTGLVAPAGVTHSRLWTQKDM
- a CDS encoding 2-oxo-4-hydroxy-4-carboxy-5-ureidoimidazoline decarboxylase, producing MPVQNCGPAPDRAAPHGWDLHRFNTAPAADAEAALLECFGSHRWAHRLAGHRPYPDVDALLAAAEEAGYDLSPTDRTEALAAEAAPGLHPGAPRSAHLALAAAHAAYESRFGHVFVICLDGFHPAEHPDQVLAGIRTRLAHDPDQERVVTADEMRRLARGRIIELVSSQ